From Pirellulales bacterium:
AAGGCGCATTGGTCGAGATCTCAAGGAATGGAATCCAGCCGGCGCTGGTCGTGGAAGCGGGCGGACGCGTTTTCATCGCGCACGTCGTCAATTCGGCTGGCCAATTGCCACTGGAGCTTGAGGAGGGGAGCTTCCTGCGCTTGAGGGGCATTTGCGTTAATGAAACTGATCCGCAAGCGCCGCCAGCGCCGACGCCGCTGAATATCAGTCAGATTTCGCGCACCGCCACGTTCAAATTGCTGCTCGGCTCGCCCGGTGACGTGATCGTGTTGCGCCCGCCGCCGTGGTGGACCATTCAGCGGCTGGCGGGGGTCGTTGCCGTCCTGTTCACGGTCCTATGCGCTGCGGCGCTGTGGGTTGTTTCGCTCCGCCGCAAGATTAGCGCCCAGACGGTTGTCATCCGCCAGCGCCTCGAGCGCGAGGCCGTGTACGACGAGCGCACCCGCATCGCCCGCGAATTGCACGACACGCTCGAGCAAGAGATCACGGGCATCGGCATGCACATTGATGCGGCCACCGCGATTTTAGGCCAATCGCCCGACACGGCCCGCCGCTCGTTGGAGTCGGCCCGATTGCTATTGGACCGCAGCCGAACCGAATCGCGGCGCACGATCTGGGAGCTGCGGAGCACGACGCTCGAACAGGGCGGTCTCGTGGCGGCCTTCGAAGAACAGGCCAAGGCGGCTCGCCGGGATGGAGGCCCAACCATCGAACTCCATGTGCAAGGCACGCCGCGGCGGCTTTCGGCCAAGATCGAAACGCACCTGTTTCGCATCGGGCATGAGGCCCTGACCAACGCGATCAAGCACGGCCAAGCTCGGCGGATCTCGATTCAACTCGGTTTCGACGACGAGCAGGTGACCGTTTCCGTCGAAGACGATGGCCATGGATTCGAGATTCCTCTGAACGGAGCGGCCGCCGTCGGCCACTTCGGACTCTTGGGCATGCGCGAGCGCGCGGCCAAGATTCAGGCCCGCTTCGATCTTGCCAGCAAGCAGGGCGCGGGCACCCGGATCAGCGCGATCGTCCTCGCCCAGACGCCTCAGAGGCCTTCCCCGTGACGCCAAAGATCGGACTGATGCTGGTCGACGACCACTTTGTCGTCCGCATGGGGCTGGCCGCGTCGCTGGCGCTGGAGCCGGATATGAAAATCGTCGCCGAGTGCAATACGGGCGAAGAGGCGGCGGCCTTGTTTCGACGCCATCGGCCCGACATCGTCATCATGGACAACCAACTGCCCGGGATGAACGGCGCCGAGGCGACCTTCGCCATTCGCCGAGAAACCCCCGACGCGCGGATCATCGTCCTCTCGGTGCACGACGGTGAGGAAGACATATTTCGCGCCGTGCAAGCCGGGGCCGTGGGCTATCTCCATAAGGCCGCGCGACGCGACGAGATTGTCGCGGCCATCCGCTCCGTTCGGGCAGGGCAATCCTGTTTTCCGCCGACGATCGCGGCCAAGCTCGCGGCGCGGCAGCAGCAAGCAAGTCTCAGCAAGCGCGAACTCGAAGTCTTGCGCCTCATCGTCGACGGCTATTCCAACAAGGAAATCGCCAAGTCCCTTAACCTTGCGCAGGTGACGGTCAAGCTGCACGTCGGCCACGTGCTGGAAAAGCTCGGCGTGTTCGACCGAACGCAGGCCGCCACCGCCGCGATCCAACGCGGCATCGTGCATCTGGAATAAGGGCAAGAATCCCTCACAAAACCGCCTGGGAGAAGGGGACAGTCCACAGTTTTGCTCCGCGGACTACGCAAAATGGGGACAGTCCCCGGCGGTTTTGAGAGGGATTCAAACCCTCAAAACCCGATGCTGCGAATGTATTGGACGCTCTGCGGAATCTGCTGCACCGACTTGCTCGATTCATCCTCGATGTAGTAGTGCTTCACGCCGATCTTTTCGGCTTCCGCGAGGATGGCCGGTATATCAAGCTGGCCCGTGCCGAGGGCGACATCTGATTCGACATCTTCATGGCCGGTGTAATTGGGGGTGTGGACTCCTTTGCGCATGTCTTTCAAGTGCATCAGCGGAAAGCGGGTCGGGTACTTGCGCATGAGCTGGGCGGGGTCCGCGCCGCCGTCGAACGCCCAGTATACGTCGAGTTCGTAGTTGACGAACTCGGGCTTGGTCAGCTTCGCCATTTCGTCGAAAACCGTGCCTCGATCGAAATGCGTGAACTCGTAACCGTGCGGGTGGTAGGTGAATTTCAGGCCCGCTTCGGAGCACTTGCGGCCCCATTCGTTGAATTTCTCCGCGGCGGATCGGGCTTCGTCGATGGTGAAATCTCCATTGTGCGGGATCCACGGCAGAGTGACGTACTCAACACCGAGGGCTTTGGCATCTTTAATGACCCCGTCAATATCTCGGGAGAAGCGTTCCCACTGAAAATGAACGCCGCTGGCTTTTAGCCCGTGCTTTTCGAGCGCATCCCGAAAGCTCGCGGCGCTGCGGTTGTATAGGCCCGCTACCTCGACGTCGGTGATCTGCATGTTCTGCACGACTCCCAGCGTGCTCGGCACGTCCTTATCCATCAGCGCCCGGACGCTGTATAGCTGAACGCCGACGTCGATTTTGCCATTGGGTCGCGGCTGACCGC
This genomic window contains:
- a CDS encoding sugar phosphate isomerase/epimerase, which encodes MKVCIALVTVVIISALCCLQSVGRALGDDKLDGSGQPRPNGKIDVGVQLYSVRALMDKDVPSTLGVVQNMQITDVEVAGLYNRSAASFRDALEKHGLKASGVHFQWERFSRDIDGVIKDAKALGVEYVTLPWIPHNGDFTIDEARSAAEKFNEWGRKCSEAGLKFTYHPHGYEFTHFDRGTVFDEMAKLTKPEFVNYELDVYWAFDGGADPAQLMRKYPTRFPLMHLKDMRKGVHTPNYTGHEDVESDVALGTGQLDIPAILAEAEKIGVKHYYIEDESSKSVQQIPQSVQYIRSIGF
- a CDS encoding response regulator transcription factor — protein: MTPKIGLMLVDDHFVVRMGLAASLALEPDMKIVAECNTGEEAAALFRRHRPDIVIMDNQLPGMNGAEATFAIRRETPDARIIVLSVHDGEEDIFRAVQAGAVGYLHKAARRDEIVAAIRSVRAGQSCFPPTIAAKLAARQQQASLSKRELEVLRLIVDGYSNKEIAKSLNLAQVTVKLHVGHVLEKLGVFDRTQAATAAIQRGIVHLE